In a single window of the Bacillus mycoides genome:
- a CDS encoding ATP-dependent DNA helicase yields the protein MFTENRLPFEVGKQDNFYDKLNEWIGDVFYDILPEKGFEERDEQIFMAFQLERAFQEKKVMFAEAGVGTGKTIVYLLYAICYARYTGKPAIIACADETLIEQLVKEEGDIAKLSEALGLSVDVRLAKSMDNYLCLRKLEDVMSGRAPEVIEDVYYELPQFVFDHGTMQNFTHYGDRKEFPLLNDEEWSKVNWDYFQDCFTCDSRHRCGQTLSREHYRKAADLIICSQDFYMDHIWTYEARKREGQIPLLPESSCVVFDEGHLVEYAAQKALTYRLKQTMMEQLLTRLLQNDIREEFAHLVEETIWQTEQFFGVLQENKKEIEGSDRLEITVTEKVTAEAKRLYAKIGEVGDALVFESEMHTVNTYDLNIVDEHLDVLEHSLRLFMHEKNVITWGEEGDGAFTLVIMPRAVEEVLQEKVFSKKIPYIFSSATLSDNDSFAFTANSLGVKDYLSFSVASPFDYEEQMTVNLLPYTKENEWERKCQYTLENIQKTNGRTLVLFRTTQELAAFKEYVSKEQMSVPFLYEGDQEISQLVSRFQNEEETVLCAVHLWEGLDIPGSSLSHVIIWSLPFPPNDPVFEAKRKHVNDPFWDVDVPYMILRLRQGIGRLIRTSEDKGAISLFLSDNEDEKVIEAVKKVLPVEGKVL from the coding sequence ATGTTTACTGAGAATAGGTTACCATTTGAAGTAGGAAAACAAGATAATTTTTATGATAAGTTGAATGAGTGGATTGGAGATGTGTTTTACGACATTCTTCCGGAAAAAGGCTTTGAAGAGCGTGATGAACAGATTTTTATGGCGTTTCAGTTAGAGCGCGCTTTCCAAGAGAAGAAAGTTATGTTTGCAGAAGCAGGTGTAGGAACAGGGAAAACAATTGTATATCTTTTATATGCAATTTGTTATGCACGTTATACAGGGAAGCCGGCTATTATCGCTTGTGCAGATGAAACGTTAATTGAGCAGCTTGTGAAAGAAGAAGGAGACATTGCTAAGTTATCTGAAGCATTAGGGCTATCTGTTGATGTTAGACTTGCGAAGTCAATGGATAATTATTTATGTTTACGTAAACTTGAAGATGTTATGAGTGGACGAGCTCCAGAAGTAATTGAAGATGTATATTACGAATTACCTCAGTTCGTATTTGATCATGGTACGATGCAGAACTTTACTCACTATGGTGATCGAAAAGAATTTCCACTGTTAAATGACGAGGAATGGTCAAAGGTAAACTGGGATTACTTCCAAGATTGCTTCACTTGTGATTCTCGTCATCGTTGTGGTCAAACTCTTTCGCGCGAGCATTATCGTAAAGCGGCAGATTTAATCATTTGTTCTCAAGATTTCTATATGGATCATATTTGGACGTACGAAGCTCGCAAACGTGAAGGGCAAATTCCGTTATTACCAGAAAGTAGTTGCGTTGTATTCGATGAAGGGCATCTTGTAGAATATGCAGCTCAAAAAGCTTTAACGTACCGTTTAAAACAAACGATGATGGAGCAACTTTTAACGAGATTATTACAAAATGATATTCGTGAAGAGTTCGCACATTTAGTAGAAGAAACAATTTGGCAAACTGAACAATTCTTTGGGGTACTACAAGAGAATAAAAAGGAAATTGAAGGTTCTGATCGTTTAGAAATTACTGTGACAGAAAAGGTAACTGCAGAAGCGAAAAGACTTTATGCGAAAATCGGTGAAGTCGGTGATGCATTAGTATTTGAAAGTGAAATGCATACAGTAAACACATACGATTTAAATATTGTTGATGAGCATTTAGATGTGTTAGAGCATTCACTTCGTCTTTTCATGCACGAGAAAAATGTAATTACGTGGGGTGAAGAAGGCGATGGTGCTTTCACGTTAGTTATTATGCCGCGTGCAGTTGAAGAAGTGTTACAAGAAAAAGTATTCTCGAAGAAGATTCCATATATTTTCTCTTCTGCGACATTATCTGACAATGATTCGTTCGCATTTACTGCAAATAGTCTAGGGGTAAAAGATTACTTATCATTCTCAGTTGCTTCGCCGTTTGATTATGAAGAGCAAATGACAGTAAACTTACTTCCGTATACGAAAGAAAATGAATGGGAAAGAAAGTGTCAATATACACTTGAAAATATACAAAAAACCAATGGACGTACACTCGTATTATTCCGTACAACGCAAGAACTTGCAGCGTTTAAAGAATATGTAAGTAAAGAGCAAATGTCAGTTCCGTTCCTATATGAAGGAGATCAAGAAATTAGTCAGCTTGTTTCGCGCTTCCAAAATGAAGAAGAGACTGTACTTTGTGCCGTTCATTTATGGGAAGGTTTAGACATTCCAGGTTCATCATTATCACATGTTATTATTTGGTCATTACCATTCCCTCCAAACGATCCTGTGTTTGAGGCGAAGCGTAAACATGTGAATGATCCATTCTGGGATGTAGATGTGCCTTATATGATTTTACGTCTTCGCCAAGGAATTGGACGTTTAATTCGTACAAGTGAAGATAAAGGTGCTATATCATTATTCTTATCAGATAATGAAGATGAAAAAGTGATAGAAGCAGTGAAGAAAGTACTTCCGGTAGAAGGAAAAGTACTTTAA
- a CDS encoding DUF418 domain-containing protein, whose amino-acid sequence MTQNISQGERIHSIDIIRGIAVLGIFLVNWPVIAGVDSRDISGVYDGLDSYIRLFYDMFIQTKFYTIFSFLFGLGFYIFMNRAEAKTDRPKTLFVRRLLILLLFGFLHYVLLWDGDILHSYAIAGFFLLLFYKREPRTILIWALVLLSIFQFFMLIASIVVALVPKAELGFSLPIMPLEDWVSQIQNRFHAFYSEGIGLNVFMLPETVGLFLLGLYAGKKDIFRRTKELDPKLKKWQIIMFILTLPMWFFMVRYFLSKPSYEPFYMQAFTMFSGKTLFIFYIFTLMRLLQKERWQTLLRPFQYVGRMALTNYITHTIVTLLVFGLFFKNYYPAPLWVGPLFCIGFYTLQIFISHWWLSRYQYGPLEYIWRLGTYGKMMPLKKKSKVS is encoded by the coding sequence ATGACACAAAATATTTCACAAGGCGAGAGGATACATTCCATCGATATTATTAGAGGAATAGCTGTACTAGGTATTTTTCTTGTTAACTGGCCAGTTATCGCTGGTGTTGATTCTCGAGATATTTCCGGCGTTTATGATGGATTAGACAGCTATATTCGCTTATTTTATGACATGTTTATTCAAACGAAGTTTTATACTATTTTTTCATTTTTATTCGGATTAGGTTTCTATATCTTTATGAATCGTGCTGAGGCGAAAACAGATCGTCCGAAAACTTTATTTGTTCGCCGCTTGCTTATTTTATTATTATTTGGGTTCTTGCATTACGTTCTTTTATGGGACGGAGACATCTTACATAGTTATGCCATCGCTGGATTTTTCTTATTGTTATTTTATAAGAGAGAGCCTCGTACTATTTTAATATGGGCATTAGTTTTACTAAGTATTTTTCAATTTTTCATGCTAATCGCTAGTATAGTGGTTGCCTTAGTACCAAAGGCAGAGTTAGGGTTTTCCTTACCGATCATGCCACTTGAAGACTGGGTGTCACAAATACAAAATCGTTTCCATGCATTTTATTCTGAAGGAATTGGACTAAATGTATTCATGCTCCCAGAAACAGTTGGACTATTTTTACTTGGTTTATACGCCGGCAAAAAAGATATTTTCCGCCGCACGAAAGAGTTGGATCCAAAGCTTAAAAAATGGCAAATCATTATGTTCATTTTGACATTACCAATGTGGTTCTTCATGGTCCGTTACTTCTTATCAAAACCATCTTATGAACCATTTTATATGCAGGCCTTTACAATGTTTAGTGGAAAAACATTATTCATATTCTACATTTTCACGCTCATGCGTTTATTACAAAAAGAAAGATGGCAAACATTATTACGTCCGTTCCAATATGTCGGACGAATGGCGTTAACAAATTACATCACGCATACGATTGTTACGTTACTTGTATTCGGCCTATTTTTCAAAAATTATTATCCCGCTCCATTATGGGTGGGACCACTATTTTGCATCGGCTTTTATACGTTACAAATCTTTATTAGCCACTGGTGGCTTTCACGTTACCAATATGGGCCACTTGAGTACATTTGGCGTCTTGGTACGTACGGGAAAATGATGCCACTTAAAAAGAAAAGCAAGGTCTCATAA
- a CDS encoding type I methionyl aminopeptidase has translation MITIKTKNEIDLMHESGKLLASCHREIAKMMKPGITTQEIDTFVEAYLEEHGARSEQKGYNDYPYAICASVNNEMCHGFPTDVPLSEGDIVTIDMVVNLNGALSDSAWTYIVGDISDEAKRLLLVAESALYKGIEQAISGNHVGDIGYAIESYVASEGFSVARDFTGHGIGKEIHEEPAIFHFGKPRQGQELQEGMVITIEPIVNAGMRYSKVDLNGWTARTMDGKLSAQYEHTIAITKDGPIILTTL, from the coding sequence ATGATTACAATTAAAACGAAAAATGAAATAGATTTGATGCATGAATCTGGGAAGTTACTAGCTTCTTGTCATAGAGAAATTGCAAAAATGATGAAACCAGGAATAACGACACAAGAAATTGATACGTTTGTTGAAGCGTATTTAGAAGAGCATGGTGCCAGATCCGAACAGAAAGGGTATAACGATTATCCATACGCAATATGTGCATCTGTGAACAATGAAATGTGTCATGGGTTTCCAACAGATGTTCCTTTAAGTGAAGGCGATATTGTGACAATTGACATGGTAGTAAACTTAAATGGTGCGCTTTCGGATTCTGCATGGACGTATATAGTTGGAGATATTTCTGATGAAGCAAAAAGGTTATTGTTAGTAGCAGAGAGTGCTTTATATAAAGGGATTGAGCAAGCAATAAGTGGTAACCATGTTGGAGATATTGGATACGCAATTGAAAGTTATGTAGCCTCTGAAGGGTTTTCTGTTGCAAGAGACTTTACGGGACACGGAATTGGTAAAGAAATTCATGAGGAACCAGCAATTTTTCATTTTGGTAAGCCAAGGCAAGGACAAGAATTACAAGAAGGAATGGTAATTACAATTGAACCTATTGTAAATGCCGGTATGCGATATTCTAAAGTAGATTTAAACGGATGGACTGCACGGACGATGGATGGGAAATTATCTGCACAGTATGAGCATACAATTGCGATTACGAAGGATGGTCCTATCATATTAACGACGTTGTAA
- a CDS encoding DUF3921 domain-containing protein, whose product MDSFQLSMIQKAIHRTYDELGKEVDSQGAIVDGIQKAQEEYLSALSHETAIDKRYLRSLI is encoded by the coding sequence ATGGATAGTTTCCAATTATCGATGATTCAAAAAGCTATTCACCGTACGTATGATGAGCTCGGAAAAGAAGTGGATAGTCAAGGTGCAATTGTAGATGGAATACAAAAAGCGCAGGAAGAATATTTGTCAGCTCTTTCACATGAAACAGCGATTGATAAACGTTATTTAAGGTCATTAATATAG
- a CDS encoding THUMP domain-containing class I SAM-dependent RNA methyltransferase, with protein sequence MGKVTLIATAAMGIEALVAREVRDLGYECEVENGKVTFEADEKAICRTNLWLRTADRVKIKVGEFKATTFDELFEKTKALNWGDYIPENGEFPVIGKSLKSTLFSVSDCQRIVKKAVVEKLKTTYRRTTWFEEDGPLFRIEIAMLKDIATLTIDASGVGLHKRGYRLEQGEAPLKETLAASLIKLTNWKADRPFVDPFCGSGTIPIEAALIGQNIAPGFNRGFASDEWGWVGKQNWREARQEAEDLANYNQPLQIIGSDIDHRMIRVAQDNAEEVGLGDLISFKQMQVKDFTTKEEYGYVVTNPPYGERLSERALVEKLYKEMGEVFRPLDTWSMYLLTSYEAFEKCYGKDASKKRKLFNGFIRTDYYQYFGKRPPRNS encoded by the coding sequence ATGGGAAAAGTTACTTTAATTGCAACAGCGGCAATGGGTATTGAAGCGTTAGTTGCCCGAGAAGTTCGCGATCTTGGTTATGAATGTGAAGTGGAAAACGGAAAGGTAACGTTTGAAGCGGATGAAAAAGCGATTTGTCGTACGAATTTATGGTTACGTACTGCAGACCGTGTGAAAATTAAAGTCGGCGAATTTAAAGCAACAACATTCGATGAGTTATTTGAAAAAACAAAAGCGTTAAACTGGGGAGATTATATTCCAGAGAACGGAGAATTTCCTGTTATTGGGAAATCTTTGAAATCAACATTATTTAGCGTTTCAGACTGCCAACGTATCGTTAAAAAGGCTGTTGTTGAGAAATTAAAAACAACGTATAGACGCACAACTTGGTTTGAAGAAGATGGACCGTTATTCCGTATTGAAATTGCAATGCTCAAGGATATTGCGACGTTAACAATCGATGCGAGTGGTGTAGGTCTTCATAAGCGTGGATACCGTCTTGAGCAAGGTGAAGCGCCTTTAAAAGAAACATTAGCTGCTTCTTTAATTAAGTTAACAAACTGGAAGGCGGATCGTCCTTTCGTTGATCCTTTCTGTGGATCTGGTACAATTCCAATTGAAGCTGCATTAATTGGACAAAATATCGCACCAGGATTTAACCGAGGCTTTGCATCGGATGAATGGGGCTGGGTTGGTAAACAAAATTGGCGCGAAGCTCGTCAAGAAGCTGAAGATTTAGCTAATTATAATCAACCATTGCAAATCATTGGATCAGATATCGATCACCGTATGATAAGAGTTGCCCAAGATAACGCAGAAGAAGTTGGATTAGGGGATCTTATATCATTTAAACAAATGCAAGTAAAAGATTTCACGACAAAAGAGGAATATGGCTATGTTGTAACGAATCCTCCATACGGAGAACGTTTAAGTGAAAGAGCGCTTGTTGAAAAATTATATAAAGAAATGGGAGAGGTATTCCGCCCATTAGATACGTGGTCAATGTATTTATTAACAAGTTATGAAGCATTTGAGAAATGTTATGGGAAAGATGCATCGAAAAAGCGTAAACTGTTTAACGGATTTATCCGTACAGATTACTATCAATACTTCGGAAAGCGTCCACCGCGTAATTCATAG
- the pbuX gene encoding xanthine permease PbuX produces MKQHPFKIASLGIQHMLAMYAGAIIVPLIVGGGLGLNQQELTYLVSIDLLMCGVATILQALSNRFFGIGLPVVLGCTFTAVGPMIAIGKQYGVSSIYGAIIAAGLFVVIFAKLFGKLVKLFPPVVTGSVVTVIGVTLVPAAINDMAGGVGSKDFGSLENLALAFGVLLFIIIMYRFFDGFIRSISILLGLLFGTIVAAFMGKVSLQAVGEADWFHGIQPFYFGTPTFELTPIITMILVACVGIVEATGVYFALSDICNKKIGEKELTKGYRAEGLAMVLGGIFNAFPYTTYSQNVGLVQLTGVRNRVIIYTCGGMLIALGFIPKIAAITTIIPKSVLGGAMLAMFGMVMAYGIKMLSSVDFGKQENLLIVACSVGIGLGVTVVPTLFSQLPENIRILTDNGIVLGSASAVLLNIVFNMVPQRKVKEEPVPMQSAVREA; encoded by the coding sequence ATGAAGCAGCACCCATTTAAAATCGCATCGCTTGGTATTCAGCACATGCTTGCCATGTACGCTGGCGCAATTATTGTTCCTCTTATTGTCGGCGGGGGACTTGGTTTAAATCAACAAGAATTAACGTATTTAGTATCGATTGACTTATTAATGTGCGGCGTAGCAACGATTTTACAAGCATTATCAAATCGCTTTTTCGGTATTGGGCTTCCGGTTGTACTTGGTTGTACATTTACAGCGGTTGGACCGATGATTGCAATTGGTAAACAATACGGCGTGTCCTCTATATATGGAGCAATTATTGCAGCGGGATTATTTGTTGTTATTTTCGCGAAATTATTTGGGAAGCTTGTAAAACTGTTTCCTCCTGTTGTAACAGGATCTGTCGTTACAGTTATTGGGGTTACACTTGTTCCAGCAGCTATTAATGATATGGCTGGAGGAGTTGGAAGTAAAGATTTCGGAAGTCTAGAAAATTTAGCGTTAGCATTTGGTGTTTTATTATTTATCATTATTATGTATCGTTTCTTTGATGGATTTATCCGTTCAATCTCTATATTACTTGGTCTTTTGTTCGGTACAATCGTCGCAGCGTTTATGGGGAAAGTAAGTTTGCAAGCGGTTGGAGAGGCAGATTGGTTCCACGGTATTCAGCCGTTTTACTTCGGTACACCAACATTTGAATTAACGCCAATTATTACGATGATTCTCGTTGCTTGCGTAGGAATTGTGGAAGCAACAGGGGTATATTTTGCATTATCTGATATTTGTAATAAAAAGATCGGTGAAAAAGAATTAACAAAAGGTTATCGCGCAGAAGGATTAGCAATGGTTCTAGGTGGTATTTTTAACGCATTTCCATACACAACATATTCTCAAAACGTAGGACTTGTTCAATTAACTGGAGTAAGAAATCGCGTCATTATCTATACTTGTGGTGGTATGTTAATTGCTCTTGGGTTTATTCCTAAAATCGCAGCCATTACAACAATTATTCCGAAATCAGTACTTGGCGGTGCAATGCTAGCAATGTTCGGCATGGTTATGGCATATGGTATTAAAATGTTAAGCAGTGTTGATTTTGGAAAACAAGAAAATTTATTAATTGTTGCATGTTCTGTCGGAATCGGACTTGGAGTTACAGTTGTTCCAACGTTATTTTCACAGCTTCCGGAAAACATTCGTATTTTGACAGATAACGGAATTGTACTTGGAAGTGCATCAGCAGTACTTTTAAATATTGTATTTAATATGGTACCGCAGCGTAAAGTAAAAGAAGAGCCAGTTCCGATGCAAAGTGCAGTAAGAGAAGCATAG
- a CDS encoding GNAT family N-acetyltransferase, with protein sequence MGYMFTVMSRAEAEEIAYNWHYEGEYSFYDIEADEEDLAEFLEDESRGNHTFSVKENGTLIGFFSFSNINNQTVDIGLGMRPDITGNGFGLQFVKAGIAFSKEKYGCNYITLSVATFNERAIKVYKRAGFEAVGTFIQKTNGSCFEFLKMNYICKND encoded by the coding sequence ATGGGCTATATGTTTACAGTAATGTCGCGAGCGGAAGCAGAAGAAATTGCATATAACTGGCATTATGAAGGGGAGTATTCCTTTTATGATATAGAGGCAGATGAAGAAGATTTAGCTGAGTTTTTAGAGGATGAGAGTAGAGGGAATCATACATTTTCTGTGAAGGAAAATGGTACTCTCATTGGTTTCTTTAGTTTTAGTAACATAAATAATCAAACGGTTGATATAGGTCTTGGAATGAGACCTGATATAACTGGGAATGGATTTGGTCTACAGTTCGTAAAAGCTGGAATAGCTTTTAGTAAAGAAAAATACGGATGTAATTATATAACACTATCAGTAGCGACATTTAATGAAAGAGCGATTAAAGTGTATAAAAGAGCAGGATTCGAAGCTGTTGGAACGTTTATACAGAAAACAAATGGTAGTTGTTTTGAGTTTTTGAAAATGAATTATATATGTAAAAATGATTAA
- the ypwA gene encoding carboxypeptidase: protein MTVATYEVEKQFLTYVKKIENYGEALSLMFWDLRTGAPKQGVDQRSEVIGMLSSEVFVMSTSDEMGNYLTELESLIVENKLSETTKKMVEECRKEYDRNKKIPQAEYEAYVKLEAKAESVWEEAREKSDFEMFRPYLEKIIEFKKKFITYWGYETYKYNTLLDMYEPGITVEVLDHVFGQLRERIVPLVKEISESKKELKTNALAEHFSKEKQKNFTLELLKQLNYNFEAGRLDETVHPFEITLNRGDVRITTRYDEKDFRMAVFGTIHECGHAVYEQNIAEEFEGTPLCSGTSMGIHESQSLFFENFIGRNKSFWKKNYDLLKEYSDGQFNDISVDEFYDAINESKPSFIRIEADELTYPLHVMVRYELEKELFDGTLQVKDFPAAWNDKMEAYLGIRPENDAQGVLQDVHWAGGSFGYFPSYALGYMYAAQFKHRMLKDIPNFDALLEEGNVTPIREWLTENIHQYGKTKKPLEILKDVTGEGLNANYLADYLEAKYKEIYEL from the coding sequence ATGACAGTTGCTACATATGAAGTGGAAAAACAATTTTTAACATATGTGAAGAAGATAGAGAATTACGGAGAGGCATTAAGCTTAATGTTTTGGGATTTAAGAACAGGTGCACCAAAGCAAGGAGTAGACCAGCGTTCAGAAGTAATTGGAATGCTTTCATCCGAAGTGTTTGTGATGTCGACTTCAGATGAGATGGGGAACTATTTAACTGAACTAGAATCTTTAATTGTTGAAAATAAACTTTCTGAAACGACAAAGAAAATGGTTGAAGAGTGTCGTAAAGAATATGATAGAAATAAGAAAATTCCACAAGCGGAATATGAAGCGTATGTGAAATTAGAAGCGAAAGCGGAAAGTGTATGGGAAGAAGCTCGCGAAAAATCTGACTTCGAAATGTTCCGTCCGTATTTAGAAAAAATTATTGAATTCAAAAAGAAGTTTATTACATATTGGGGTTACGAAACGTACAAATATAACACGCTATTAGACATGTATGAGCCGGGAATCACAGTAGAAGTGTTAGATCATGTATTTGGTCAACTACGTGAACGTATCGTTCCGCTTGTGAAAGAAATTTCTGAGTCTAAAAAAGAATTAAAAACAAATGCTTTAGCTGAACATTTTTCAAAAGAAAAACAAAAGAATTTTACTTTAGAGTTATTAAAACAATTGAACTATAACTTTGAAGCGGGTCGTCTTGATGAAACGGTACATCCTTTTGAAATTACATTAAATAGAGGGGATGTTCGTATTACGACTCGTTACGATGAGAAAGACTTCCGTATGGCTGTTTTCGGCACGATTCATGAATGTGGTCATGCTGTATATGAACAAAATATTGCGGAGGAATTTGAAGGTACACCGCTATGTAGTGGAACTTCTATGGGTATTCATGAGTCACAATCATTATTCTTTGAGAACTTTATCGGTCGTAATAAATCATTCTGGAAGAAAAATTATGATTTATTAAAAGAGTATAGCGATGGTCAATTCAATGATATATCAGTAGATGAGTTTTATGATGCGATTAACGAATCGAAGCCATCGTTTATTCGTATAGAAGCAGATGAGCTTACATATCCGCTTCACGTCATGGTTCGTTATGAACTTGAGAAAGAATTATTTGATGGTACATTACAAGTGAAGGATTTCCCAGCGGCTTGGAATGATAAGATGGAAGCATATTTAGGAATTCGTCCGGAAAACGATGCACAAGGTGTATTGCAAGATGTTCACTGGGCTGGTGGTTCATTTGGATACTTCCCATCTTATGCGCTTGGTTATATGTATGCAGCGCAATTTAAACATAGGATGCTAAAGGATATTCCAAACTTTGATGCATTATTAGAAGAAGGAAACGTGACACCAATTCGTGAATGGTTAACAGAGAATATTCACCAATATGGCAAAACGAAAAAACCACTTGAAATTTTAAAAGATGTGACAGGTGAAGGTTTAAATGCAAACTACTTAGCTGATTATTTAGAAGCTAAATATAAAGAGATTTATGAGTTATAA
- a CDS encoding xanthine phosphoribosyltransferase, whose amino-acid sequence MKVLQEKILNEGKVLSGDVLKVDAFLNHQIDPVLMQEIGKEFAKRFKEENITKIVTIESSGIAPAVMAALELGVKVVFARKRKSLTLQDNMYVANVYSFTKQETNEISLSRNHIDENDHVLIIDDFLANGQAALGLMSLVEQAGASIAGIGIVIEKAFQDGGKKLREQGVRVESLAEIASLDNGTVTFVQQETAEVN is encoded by the coding sequence ATGAAAGTATTACAAGAAAAGATTTTGAACGAAGGAAAGGTTTTATCTGGTGATGTATTAAAGGTAGATGCATTTTTAAATCATCAAATTGATCCAGTACTTATGCAAGAAATCGGAAAAGAATTCGCTAAGCGTTTTAAAGAAGAGAACATTACAAAAATCGTGACGATTGAATCTTCAGGCATTGCACCAGCGGTTATGGCTGCTTTAGAGCTTGGTGTAAAAGTAGTTTTTGCAAGAAAGCGTAAATCGTTAACGTTACAAGATAATATGTATGTTGCAAACGTATATTCATTTACAAAACAAGAAACGAACGAGATTTCATTATCTCGAAATCATATTGATGAAAATGATCATGTATTAATTATTGATGACTTTTTAGCAAATGGTCAGGCTGCTTTAGGTTTAATGAGTTTAGTAGAGCAAGCCGGGGCAAGTATTGCGGGAATTGGCATTGTTATTGAAAAAGCATTTCAAGATGGAGGAAAGAAGCTGCGTGAACAGGGTGTTCGTGTTGAATCACTAGCAGAAATTGCATCACTTGATAACGGCACAGTTACATTTGTACAGCAAGAAACTGCGGAGGTGAACTAA